From the Huiozyma naganishii CBS 8797 chromosome 2, complete genome genome, one window contains:
- the MRPL36 gene encoding mitochondrial 54S ribosomal protein bL31m (similar to Saccharomyces cerevisiae MRPL36 (YBR122C); ancestral locus Anc_3.383) produces MFKGNVSLIARVRHASTGGYPGAMKTAIPRRPVRKIPIGKARPAIYHQFDVAVEMSDGSVVMRRSQFPKAELRLIQDQRNNPLWNTSRSDLVVVDANAAGSIGKFKQKYGTMFASPVEEPPAQKAAPQEINKLRQPPTPDAPAPETEQEPAPAALEDYLDILDDSTQQIKTGKLASKRRPKKK; encoded by the coding sequence ATGTTTAAGGGTAATGTTTCTTTGATTGCCAGAGTGCGCCACGCCTCCACGGGTGGGTACCCTGGAGCGATGAAGACAGCTATTCCGAGGCGGCCTGTGCGCAAGATCCCCATCGGGAAGGCGCGGCCCGCGATCTACCACCAATTCGACGTTGCTGTGGAGATGAGTGACGGGAGTGTGGTGATGCGACGGTCGCAGTTCCCGAAGGCAGAGCTCCGGCTGATCCAGGACCAGAGGAACAATCCGCTCTGGAACACGAGCCGGTCAGAccttgtcgtcgtcgacgcCAACGCAGCCGGCAGCATCGGCAAGTTCAAACAAAAGTACGGGACCATGTTTGCCTCCCCAGTGGAGGAACCGCCAGCCCAGAAGGCAGCACCACAAGAGATTAATAAACTACGGCAACCCCCAACCCCGGATGCACCTGCACCTGaaacagaacaagaacCGGCACCCGCAGCACTCGAAGACTACCTGGACATACTCGACGACAGTACGCAGCAGATCAAGACGGGCAAACTGGCCAGCAAGAGACGGCCCAAGAAGAAGTGA
- the GRS1 gene encoding glycine--tRNA ligase (similar to Saccharomyces cerevisiae GRS1 (YBR121C) and GRS2 (YPR081C); ancestral locus Anc_3.381), producing MSVSEIQQAKKTVEFSRESLEAVLRGRFFYAPAFESYGGVSGLYDYGPPGCAFQANVVDLWRKHFVLEEGMLEVDCTMLTPYEVLKTSGHVDKFSDWMCKDTKTGEIFRADHIVEEVLEARLKGDREARGLGAKPVEEESADKKKRKKKVKEIKVVKLEDDVVKEYETTLAKIDGFSGPELGELMVKYNIGNPVTGDKLEPPIAFNLMFETAIGPSGQLKGYLRPETAQGQFLNFNKLLEFNNGKTPFASASIGKSFRNEISPRAGLLRVREFLMAEIEHFVDPLDKSHPKFDEVKDIKLRFLPRDVQEAGATEPVVKTIGEAVASNMVDNETLGYFIGRIYMFLMKIGVDHDRLRFRQHMANEMAHYAADCWDAELHTSYGWIECVGCADRSAFDLTVHSNKTKEKMVVRQKLETPIEVTKYEIDLVKKLFGPKFRKDAPKVESYLLNMTQDQLAVKAKELADTGKITFSVPEVEGELELDDKFVTIEERTRVEHVREFVPNVIEPSFGIGRIIYAVFEHSFWSRPEDAARGVLSFPPLVAPSKVLLVPLSNNKELQPIVSKVSTTLRKAEIPFKVDDSGVSIGKRYARNDELGTPFGVTIDFDSVQDGSVTLRERDSTKQVRGSIEEIIEAIRQIAYKGVTWDEGTKNLKPFVSQEAK from the coding sequence ATGAGTGTGAGTGAGATTCAGCAGGCTAAGAAGACCGTTGAGTTCAGCAGGGAGTCCCTAGAGGCTGTCCTCAGGGGCAGATTTTTCTACGCCCCGGCGTTTGAGTCGTACGGTGGTGTTTCCGGTTTGTACGATTACGGTCCACCAGGTTGTGCTTTCCAAGCTAACGTTGTTGACCTGTGGAGGAAGCATTTCGTGCTCGAGGAAGGTATGCTCGAGGTGGACTGTACCATGCTGACCCCTTACGAGGTGTTGAAGACTTCTGGACACGTTGACAAGTTTTCCGATTGGATGTGTAAGGACACCAAGACGGGTGAGATCTTCAGAGCGGACCACATCGTCGAGGAAGTTTTAGAGGCGCGTCTGAAAGGTGACAGAGAGGCCAGAGGGCTCGGTGCGAAGCCTGTAGAGGAGGAGAGTGccgacaagaagaagaggaagaagaaagtcaaGGAGATCAAAGTTGTGAAACTGGAGGACGATGTCGTCAAGGAATACGAAACCACACTGGCTAAAATTGATGGGTTCTCCGGCCCAGAACTTGGTGAGCTTATGGTCAAGTACAACATCGGTAACCCAGTTACCGGTGATAAGTTGGAACCCCCAATTGCCTTCAATCTGATGTTCGAAACGGCCATCGGACCATCGGGCCAACTAAAGGGCTACTTGAGACCAGAGACTGCACAGGGTCAGTTTCtaaacttcaacaagttgcTCGAGTTTAACAACGGGAAGACGCCATTCGCGTCTGCTTCGATTGGTAAATCGTTCAGAAACGAAATCTCGCCCAGAGCCGGTTTACTGAGAGTCCGTGAGTTCTTGATGGCAGAGATCGAACACTTTGTCGACCCGCTGGACAAATCGCACCCAAAGTTTGACGAAGTGAAGGACATCAAGTTGCGCTTCTTGCCCCGTGACGTCCAAGAGGCTGGTGCCACGGAACCCGTGGTCAAGACCATCGGTGAAGCGGTTGCCTCCAACATGGTCGACAACGAGACGCTCGGCTACTTCATCGGCAGGATCTACATGTTCTTGATGAAGATTGGTGTCGACCACGACAGACTCAGGTTCCGTCAGCACATGGCCAACGAAATGGCTCATTACGCGGCAGACTGTTGGGATGCAGAGCTACACACCTCCTACGGGTGGATCGAGTGTGTTGGGTGTGCTGACAGATCAGCATTCGATTTGACTGTCCACTCCAACAAGACTAAGGAGAAGATGGTCGTTAGACAGAAGTTGGAGACGCCGATCGAGGTTACCAAGTACGAGATCGACCTTGTCAAGAAGCTGTTCGGTCCCAAATTCAGAAAGGACGCTCCAAAAGTGGAGAGCTACCTATTGAACATGACGCAGGATCAACTGGCTGTGAAGGCAAAAGAGCTAGCAGACACGGGCAAGATCACCTTCTCCGTTCCAGAGGTCGAAGGGGAACTCGAGTTGGACGACAAGTTCGTCACCATCGAGGAGAGAACCAGAGTTGAGCATGTCAGAGAGTTTGTTCCAAACGTCATCGAACCTTCTTTCGGTATCGGCCGTATCATTTACGCCGTCTTCGAACACTCTTTCTGGAGCAGACCTGAGGATGCCGCCAGGGGCGTCTTGTCCTTCCCACCTTTGGTCGCACCAAGCAAAGTCCTGCTGGTCCCATTgtccaacaacaaggaaCTGCAGCCCATTGTCAGCAAAGTCTCGACCACGCTCCGCAAGGCAGAGATCCCATTCAAGGTGGACGACTCCGGTGTCTCCATCGGTAAGAGATACGCACGTAACGACGAGTTGGGTACGCCCTTCGGTGTCACCATCGACTTCGACTCCGTCCAGGACGGGTCTGTCACGCTCAGAGAAAGAGACTCGACCAAGCAGGTTAGAGGCTCTATCGAAGAAATCATTGAGGCCATTCGCCAAATTGCTTACAAGGGCGTCACTTGGGATGAAGGTACTAAGAACTTGAAGCCATTCGTCTCCCAGGAGGCCAAATAA
- the CBP6 gene encoding Cbp6p (similar to Saccharomyces cerevisiae CBP6 (YBR120C); ancestral locus Anc_3.380), with protein sequence MSSPVREGAKQMVRLLERMPDERIKHLVSFKQTQMDRFKRVAGLPTSSGESDTGTASVKKPTVNEIKDILNRTNGPLGMKKDMLEKLQAAIPRDQFTDESLRGQVQSMENLLSNKYKNYYDVGDKLYHPAGNPGYYQRIMNELSGQKRESFFTAMRTVFFGK encoded by the coding sequence ATGTCATCGCCAGTTCGAGAAGGTGCCAAGCAAATGGTGCGGCTGTTGGAGAGGATGCCCGATGAACGGATCAAGCACCTTGTGTCCTTTAAGCAGACGCAGATGGACAGGTTCAAACGAGTAGCAGGACTGCCGACGTCTAGTGGGGAATCCGATACGGGGACAGCGTCTGTGAAGAAGCCAACAGTGAATGAGATAAAGGATATACTAAACAGAACGAACGGCCCACTAGGGATGAAGAAAGATATGCTGGAGAAATTGCAAGCTGCAATCCCGAGAGACCAGTTCACCGATGAAAGCTTACGGGGGCAAGTACAGTCTATGGAAAATCTGCTTTCcaacaagtacaagaacTATTACGATGTTGGGGATAAGCTGTACCATCCAGCAGGTAACCCTGGCTACTACCAACGGATCATGAATGAACTTTCGGGTCAAAAGAGGGAGAGTTTCTTCACCGCCATGAGAACCGTGTTCTTCGGGAAGTAG
- the TPS1 gene encoding alpha,alpha-trehalose-phosphate synthase (UDP-forming) TPS1 (similar to Saccharomyces cerevisiae TPS1 (YBR126C); ancestral locus Anc_3.386), which yields MTAATIASSGAAGGAAGGVAETGSGNIIVVSNRLPVTIKKNPDTGEYTYSMSSGGLVTALQGLKKTSTFQWYGWPGLEIPDDEKEKVKGDLLEKFNAIPIFLSDEVADLHYNGFSNSILWPLFHYHPGEINFDENAWLAYNEANATFAEEIVKNVHDNDLVWVHDYHLMLLPEMLRNKISQSVKNVKLGWFLHTPFPSSEIYRILPVRQEILKGVLSCDLLGFHTYDYARHFLSSVQRVLNINTLPNGVEYRGRFVNVAAFPIGIDVDTFTDGLKTQAVRDRIAQLKETFKGCKIIVGVDRLDYIKGVPQKLHAMEVFLNEHPEWIGKVVLVQVAVPSRGDVEEYQYLRSVVNELVGRINGQFGTVEFVPIHFMHRSVPFEELISLYAVSDVCLVSSTRDGMNLVSYEYTACQQEKKGALILSEFTGAAQSLNGALIVNPWNTDELSDAINEALTLLPEKKKANWEKLYKYISKYTSAFWGENFVHELSNTGTNNVRK from the coding sequence ATGACTGCTGCGAcaattgcttcttctggtgctgCCGGCGGTGCTGCCGGCGGTGTTGCTGAGACTGGGTCCGGGAACATTATCGTTGTTTCGAACAGGTTGCCCGTGACgatcaagaagaatccGGACACTGGGGAGTACACGTACTCTATGTCCTCTGGTGGGTTGGTCACCGCTTTGCaaggtttgaagaagacCTCTACGTTCCAGTGGTACGGGTGGCCCGGGCTGGAGATCCCGGATgacgagaaggagaaagtcAAGGGGGACTTGCTCGAGAAGTTCAATGCGATTCCGATCTTCCTCAGCGATGAGGTGGCCGACTTGCACTACAACGGGTTCTCGAACTCGATCCTGTGGCCGCTGTTCCATTACCACCCGGGGGAGATCAACTTTGACGAGAACGCGTGGTTGGCGTACAACGAGGCGAACGCAACTTTCGCGGAGGAGATCGTCAAGAACGTCCACGATAACGACCTCGTGTGGGTCCACGATTACCACCTGATGTTGCTCCCAGAGATGCTACGTAACAAGATCTCACAGAGTGTCAAGAACGTTAAATTGGGGTGGTTCCTACACACGCCGTTCCCCTCCTCTGAGATTTATAGGATATTGCCCGTCAGACAGGAGATCCTCAAGGGGGTGTTGTCCTGTGACTTGCTAGGGTTCCACACGTACGATTACGCTCGACACTTCCTCTCGAGTGTGCAACGTGTACTCAACATCAATACTCTGCCCAATGGGGTAGAGTACAGGGGCCGGTTCGTCAACGTCGCTGCGTTCCCCATTGGGATCGACGTCGACACGTTCACGGACGGACTCAAGACGCAGGCCGTGCGCGACAGGATCGCTCAATTAAAGGAGACCTTTAAAGGTTGCAAGATTATCGTCGGTGTCGACCGGCTGGACTACATCAAGGGGGTCCCTCAAAAACTGCACGCAATGGAGGTGTTCCTCAACGAACACCCAGAATGGATCGGGAAAGTGGTGCTCGTACAGGTCGCGGTCCCTAGTAGGGGCGATGTCGAGGAGTACCAGTACCTCCGTTCCGTCGTGAACGAGCTCGTCGGCCGCATCAATGGCCAATTCGGCACCGTTGAGTTCGTGCCCATCCACTTCATGCACCGGTCTGTGCCCTTTGAGGAACTCATTTCGCTGTACGCAGTGAGCGATGTCTGCCTCGTCTCCTCAACAAGAGACGGGATGAACCTCGTGTCGTACGAGTACACCGCCTGCCAGCAGGAAAAGAAGGGCGCGCTGATCCTCTCGGAGTTCACGGGCGCAGCGCAGTCGCTCAACGGGGCACTCATAGTCAACCCGTGGAACACGGACGAACTGTCAGACGCAATCAACGAGGCACTCACTCTGCTAccggagaagaagaaggccaaCTGGGAGAAACTGTACAAGTACATCTCAAAGTACACCTCCGCCTTCTGGGGGGAGAACTTCGTCCACGAATTGTCCAACACGGGCACCAACAACGTCAGGAAGTGA
- the MUD1 gene encoding Mud1p (similar to Saccharomyces cerevisiae MUD1 (YBR119W); ancestral locus Anc_3.379): protein MLFDMGTRVHFALLFHVLDLDRCISTRYIPSLQMGTTLYLRNLPTRPHNRANYIRSFLSAINPTNRYVHDTTLLLPIHQISGTQAVPGPFLDETHRILSIARSNSGSMAGQCFVTFVDEHSAEQFMNAFQGMNFRGKRVEIRWAEQESLLGLALTQPERFKKVMRIKKLTMEEIVQNKVKRKLRRLRYKLRRKGLDPAQIEDIVAKVRVDVVDDEEVEETEGNATGMETVVQPTPKSNTTTSSTTKKVPKGIVDVTANPPAKLLLVQQLPETTTETQLRDVFDGPDLVDIRMVAIRRLAFVEYTSIESATAALQKTGTTFKMDAHDIVVGYAKS from the coding sequence ATGCTCTTTGACATGGGAACAAGAGTGCACTTTGCCCTTCTGTTCCACGTCTTGGACCTTGACCGTTGCATTTCTACAAGATACATTCCCTCCCTACAGATGGGTACCACCTTATATTTAAGAAACTTGCCTACTAGACCGCACAACAGGGCTAATTACATACGATCGTTTCTCTCGGCGATCAACCCTACAAACAGGTACGTACATGATACGACACTGCTGCTACCGATCCACCAGATATCAGGTACACAGGCGGTCCCGGGACCGTTTCTCGATGAAACACACCGGATCTTGTCCATTGCGCGGTCCAACAGCGGCTCGATGGCGGGCCAGTGCTTTGTCACTTTTGTCGATGAGCACTCCGCGGAGCAGTTTATGAACGCGTTCCAGGGTATGAACTTCAGGGGCAAGAGGGTGGAAATACGTTGGGCAGAACAGGAGTCCCTTCTGGGGCTGGCATTGACCCAGCCGGAGAGGTTTAAGAAGGTAATGAGGATCAAGAAGCTGACTATGGAAGAAATAGTGCAGAACAAAGTGAAACGTAAGCTGAGGCGACTAAGGTATAAACTGAGGAGGAAGGGTCTTGACCCAGCACAGATCGAGGATATAGTCGCTAAAGTTCGTGTAGATGTGGtagatgacgaggaggtgGAGGAAACTGAGGGTAATGCCACAGGTATGGAAACCGTGGTACAACCGACTCCGAAATCGAACACAACCACCAGCTCAACTACTAAAAAAGTACCGAAGGGTATTGTAGATGTCACAGCGAACCCACCGGCGAAATTGTTACTGGTACAGCAATTACCAGAGACCACCACGGAAACCCAGCTTCGTGACGTTTTTGATGGACCTGACCTCGTCGATATTAGAATGGTTGCGATCCGCCGGCTGGCCTTCGTCGAATACACGTCCATCGAGAGCGCCACAGCAGCCTTGCAAAAAACTGGCACTactttcaaaatggatGCGCACGATATTGTGGTTGGATACGCCAAGTCATGA
- the TFC1 gene encoding transcription factor TFIIIC subunit TFC1 (similar to Saccharomyces cerevisiae TFC1 (YBR123C); ancestral locus Anc_3.384) produces the protein MSGSRAAEDVTGVLLHGDDAGTGEGVPLKEGPAAKEFTLDIPRIPSVELPLEVSAKPTSVARAIHMCGGLQKVKDAFKETGPLDQQRGLELALNDDTSRFFNEHPIRGKRVPFRDDSIVLKITVPKGTLQRHNGEVSASLASLDSKDYKITPVAIVDNTIKFREMSDFQVKLDNVPAAQEFQGSFGSLEWGPFRKFVDTVPDNDPQPFANINSIVVDRTLPTPNSDFQLPPPPKLSMVGFPHLYKYRGNPLATKKSDGAAEVKGTYIKNYQLFVHDIKESTVIPCKPHPDLRDAYDTARKDRVYPGTKADSNFYGCLEDCLAILRDLFEERPIWVKRHLDGIIPKRIHHTIKIALALVSYRFTMGPWRNTYIKFGVDPRSSHEYAKYQTEYFKIERRLLTSPLVRKNVPSIPTVVFQSNVIRGIDTRFRFTGEYIPWYLMLQIDLLVDEPNIREVYDAVTYLEQPNELTGWFHELDLVKMRRIVKYELGCLAQGNHNFNKYKLKYFKAIQFVRESMINQKPADSAVDADGDVDMDNPHTDSADKFKQTNTGDKEQQQDDDDDDNGVATGEADEATLEAEEAEVDADIPVPETQDDLDADADAENQEQEQELENLDYKTAGFQDVIARIASLAPEEAAQLQQRLSGFVHESKLSQ, from the coding sequence ATGTCAGGTTCGAGAGCCGCAGAGGATGTGACCGGGGTACTGCTGCACGGCGACGATGCTGGTACTGGGGAGGGCGTCCCCCTGAAGGAGGGCCCCGCCGCAAAGGAGTTTACGTTGGATATACCGCGGATTCCCAGTGTGGAGTTGCCCCTGGAGGTGTCCGCGAAGCCCACGTCCGTAGCGCGTGCAATTCACATGTGCGGTGGATTACAGAAGGTCAAGGATGCGTTCAAGGAGACGGGTCCATTGGACCAGCAGCGTGGACTTGAATTGGCCCTGAACGACGATACGAGTCGGTTCTTCAACGAGCACCCGATCCGAGGGAAAAGAGTGCCCTTCAGGGACGACTCCATTGTGTTGAAGATCACGGTGCCTAAGGGTACGCTGCAGAGACACAATGGCGAGGTTTCTGCGTCTCTCGCCTCATTGGACTCAAAAGACTATAAGATCACGCCCGTGGCCATTGTGGACAACACGATCAAGTTCCGCGAGATGTCTGACTTTCAGGTGAAGTTGGATAATGTCCCCGCGGCACAGGAGTTTCAAGGCAGCTTTGGGTCCCTTGAATGGGGCCCATTCCGCAAGTTTGTCGACACCGTGCCGGACAACGACCCACAACCCTTCGCCAACATCAACAGTATCGTTGTCGACAGGACACTCCCAACTCCCAACTCGGACTTCCAATTGCCACCACCGCCGAAGCTTTCGATGGTCGGGTTCCCGCATCTATACAAGTACAGGGGCAACCCACTGGCGACGAAGAAATCAGACGGTGCCGCGGAGGTCAAGGGCACGTACATCAAGAACTACCAACTGTTCGTGCACGACATCAAAGAGTCAACGGTAATACCGTGCAAGCCACACCCTGATCTTCGGGACGCGTACGACACAGCGAGGAAAGACCGTGTCTACCCGGGCACCAAGGCGGACTCGAACTTCTACGGGTGTCTAGAGGATTGTCTGGCCATCCTGCGCGATCTGTTTGAAGAGAGACCCATTTGGGTCAAGAGACACCTGGACGGGATCATCCCGAAGCGTATACACCACACTATCAAGATTGCATTGGCGCTTGTCTCGTACCGTTTCACAATGGGGCCCTGGAGGAACACATACATCAAGTTTGGCGTCGATCCAAGGTCCTCGCATGAGTACGCCAAGTACCAGACGGAATACTTCAAGATCGAGCGGAGGCTGCTGACTTCCCCGCTCGTGAGGAAGAACGTCCCCAGTATACCCACCGTAGTTTTCCAATCCAATGTCATTAGGGGGATAGACACGCGGTTCAGATTCACTGGGGAGTACATCCCATGGTATCTGATGTTGCAAATCGACTTGCTCGTTGATGAACCCAACATCCGCGAAGTGTACGATGCGGTGACGTATTTGGAACAACCTAACGAGCTGACCGGGTGGTTCCACGAGCTCGATCTGGTTAAGATGAGGCGTATTGTGAAGTACGAGCTCGGGTGTCTTGCCCAGGGAAACCACAAtttcaacaagtacaaactcaagtacttcaagGCGATACAATTTGTCAGGGAGTCGATGATAAACCAGAAACCCGCTGACTCAGCGGTTGACGCTGATGGTGATGTCGACATGGATAATCCGCATACGGACTCGGCAGACAAGTTCAAGCAGACGAATACTGGTGacaaagaacaacaacaagacgacgatgacgacgataATGGTGTCGCGACAGGCGAGGCCGATGAGGCGACGCTGGAGGCAGAAGAGGCCGAGGTCGACGCAGATATCCCCGTCCCGGAGACGCAAGACGATTTGGACGCGGACGCAGACGCGGAGAAccaagagcaagagcagGAATTGGAGAATCTAGACTACAAGACGGCCGGGTTCCAGGATGTTATCGCCCGGATAGCGTCGCTGGCACCAGAAGAGGCGGCACAGTTACAACAGAGACTGAGCGGGTTTGTACATGAATCGAAGCTGTCGCAGTGA
- the PTC4 gene encoding type 2C protein phosphatase PTC4 (similar to Saccharomyces cerevisiae PTC4 (YBR125C); ancestral locus Anc_3.385): MGQLLSHPLTEKTIEYNDYRDHIGTTYLSHKCPRFFNCVGSMQGYRLTQEDAHMVINEDDTLRIQFYNPFADRREHYLVSVFAVFDGHGGDDCSLFLAGGNGNGYDPQRGIAKWVTRSFETHSYGDAARHKIGSVLQGDAKATRVFASLEGLIAQIMRDAFLKQDAELYRHFANTPCGSTCVLAAVVNGETLYVANCGDSRCVLSSKGNAVKTMSFDHKPQHIGELLRINDNGGSVSLGRVGGVLALSRALGDFQFKRGVDYSQQHASNSHQSQQLWHKRSIPPQEAQVTAEPDVLMHKIDYKRDEFIVLACDGIWDVYSNRQVVKLIKYHLALGAKLDQIVPKLLDHGIAQANSSTGVGFDNMTAMIVVLNKQGETLSDWYTKMKIRLERERGLS, from the coding sequence ATGGGCCAGTTACTCTCGCACCCGTTGACGGAGAAGACGATCGAGTACAACGACTACAGGGACCACATTGGGACGACGTACCTCTCGCACAAGTGTCCGCGGTTCTTTAACTGCGTCGGGTCCATGCAGGGGTACCGTCTGACGCAAGAGGACGCACACATGGTCATCAATGAGGATGACACTCTACGAATCCAGTTCTATAACCCATTCGCGGACCGCAGGGAACACTACCTCGTCAGCGTATTTGCCGTGTTTGACGGCCACGGAGGGGACGACTGTTCGCTGTTCCTTGCGGGAGGGAACGGTAACGGGTACGACCCACAGCGTGGGATCGCCAAGTGGGTCACTCGCAGCTTTGAAACGCACAGTTATGGTGACGCAGCAAGGCATAAGATAGGAAGTGTCCTCCAGGGGGACGCCAAGGCGACACGAGTCTTTGCGTCCCTTGAGGGGCTCATCGCACAGATCATGCGCGACGCCTTCTTGAAGCAGGACGCGGAGTTGTACAGGCACTTCGCCAACACACCGTGTGGGTCGACCTGTGTGCTTGCGGCGGTCGTCAATGGGGAGACCCTTTACGTTGCCAACTGCGGGGACTCCCGCTGCGTGCTCTCCTCTAAGGGCAACGCGGTCAAGACGATGTCCTTCGACCACAAACCACAGCACATCGGCGAACTGCTCCGCATCAACGACAACGGTGGATCAGTCTCACTCGGGAGGGTCGGCGGTGTACTCGCACTGTCCCGTGCCCTGGGGGACTTCCAGTTCAAGCGCGGCGTCGACTACTCCCAACAGCACGCATCCAACTCGCATCAGTCACAGCAACTCTGGCACAAACGGAGCATCCCGCCGCAGGAGGCGCAAGTCACCGCAGAACCGGACGTCCTGATGCACAAGATAGACTACAAGCGCGACGAGTTCATCGTGCTCGCATGCGACGGGATCTGGGACGTATACAGCAACAGGCAGGTCGTCAAACTGATCAAGTACCACCTCGCCCTTGGTGCAAAACTGGACCAGATCGTCCCGAAACTGCTCGACCACGGCATCGCGCAGGCAAACTCGAGCACGGGAGTCGGCTTCGACAACATGACGGCCATGATCGTAGTGCTCAACAAGCAGGGCGAGACCTTGTCCGACTGGTACACCAAGATGAAAATACGCCTCGAACGAGAACGCGGCCTGTCCTGA